From Anopheles funestus chromosome 3RL, idAnoFuneDA-416_04, whole genome shotgun sequence, a single genomic window includes:
- the LOC125772093 gene encoding pacifastin-like protease inhibitor cvp4 has translation MMKLLILIVATCVVGALCEEKCEPGTTFMEDCNRCRCGLDGQKSCTRKACPPNELSDDSQVRADVQNGDSLSSADEKEEVHDKNNGQVCTPNEIKMKDCNRCRCANNGIGWFCTRRACPPREKRSAPSPDEKCVPGTVFRSEDDCNTCFCSDIGTVACTRKACVSAPPEKTKRETVPSTSEKCTPGTVFQSEDGCNSCFCTDTGMAACTLKACYSAPPQKTKREALTTAKCTPGKVFQSEDGCNTCLCTETGVAACTMMACYSETAQKTKRETLPQSDIAPGAPGFSCQPKSSFKYQCNTCLCSDDGKMAGCTFKYCIPGEW, from the exons CCCTTTGCGAGGAGAAATGTGAACCGGGTACGACGTTTATGGAGGACTGCAACAGATGTCGCTGTGGGCTGGATGGTCAGAAGTCTTGCACACGCAAAGCGTGCCCACCGAACGAGCTGTCCGACGATAGCCAGGTACGCGCCGATGTACAGAACGGTGACTCACTGTCGTCGGCTGACGAGAAGGAAGAGGTGCATGATAAAAACAACGGACAGGTGTGCACGCCGAATGAGATCAAGATGAAG GATTGCAACCGTTGCCGGTGTGCTAACAACGGTATTGGATGGTTCTGTACGCGTAGAGCATGTCCACCGCGTGAGAAGCGTTCGGCACCCAGTCCCGATGAGAAATGTGTCCCCGGAACGGTATTCAGAAGTGAAGATGATTGTAATACCTGCTTCTGCAGCGATATCGGTACAGTGGCCTGCACACGGAAGGCTTGTGTTTCCGCACCACCGGAAAAAACGAAGCGCGAAACTGTTCCCTCCACCAGTGAGAAATGCACTCCAGGCACGGTATTCCAAAGTGAGGACGGATGCAATTCCTGCTTCTGCACGGATACCGGTATGGCGGCCTGCACGCTGAAGGCTTGCTATTCGGCACCACCGCAGAAAACGAAACGTGAAGCTCTTACCACTGCAAAATGCACCCCGGGAAAGGTATTCCAAAGTGAGGACGGTTGTAATACCTGCTTATGCACGGAAACTGGTGTAGCGGCCTGCACGATGATGGCTTGCTATTCGGAAACAgcccaaaaaacgaaacgtgaAACTCTTCCCCAGTCGGATATTGCACCGGGAGCACCAGGATTTAGCTGCCAGCCGAAATCTTCCTTCAAGTATCAGTGCAACACGTGCCTCTGTTCCGATGACGGCAAGATGGCAGGATGTACCTTCAAATACTGCATTCCCGGCGAATGGTAG